The region ATATCTCGCATGGGTTCAGTGCGGAGCTCGTCGACAGCCTATTCGTCCGGTGGCGTATTCAAGCGAAACCGTAACAACTCGGTTTATGCTAATCCCGAGGCGGTCTTACCAGGACAGACTACTCAACCGCCTGCGCATAAAATGAGTTTGTACGAGAAATTTGTGAGTCGGAAATCGGATCGACAACAGCGACAGTTTTTGAAGCAAAGTGAGTGAATGATGACAATTTATACCCCCAGAACACCAGTCATTTTACTTGTATCTCTCTTCGAACAGATTCCAAATTAAATCTGAACGGAGCACTCTCGACAGCACCACAGAAAAACCGTCCCCGGATCCCTACACCAGACGTTTCAAATGACAAAGAGAATCGATTCAATTTGATGCCAACGCCATCGTCCCAGTCCAGCAACAACCAGCATTCCATTTTGAATATAGCAGAAAGCGTTGCGCTTGCAACTCGAAAACTTGCCACCGAGCCGAGTGTCTATCCAACACCGACGAAAGACGACACCCTTCCAATAGCAACTCTCCAGCTCAGTCCCATAAACGAAATGGATTCCGGTTCGGTGAACAATACCCTTAACACCAACAGTCCCACCACAGCCGAACTCGCTCGCTCGGTGGTGATACCAACGGTAACATCTAGTGGCAGTTTTGCCGAAATTACAAACACACCGTCCATGATGCGCGTCACTCTATTCCCGAAAGTGACGAACGGCACATCGCCCAGCCACGAAGTATCCGTGTCCATTCAAACGATGCCGATGAATTCATCGCCAACGACTCCATCGAATGTTATCATCACCGAAATACCATCCGACACAATGGACGACGAAGTGGACGGGATCAGGGGACGCCCACTTTCGCGGCAAAGCAGTTCATTG is a window of Bradysia coprophila strain Holo2 unplaced genomic scaffold, BU_Bcop_v1 contig_235, whole genome shotgun sequence DNA encoding:
- the LOC119077525 gene encoding myosin-G heavy chain-like, giving the protein MIVDEMHEEHPELLRDQYWDEIVPKELPYTVGSEHYRKHEPKGSAEHYKVKQNDALYANISTAKGGEDVYADYESVDTPMVERRKNWFSRQISRMGSVRSSSTAYSSGGVFKRNRNNSVYANPEAVLPGQTTQPPAHKMSLYEKFVSRKSDRQQRQFLKQNSKLNLNGALSTAPQKNRPRIPTPDVSNDKENRFNLMPTPSSQSSNNQHSILNIAESVALATRKLATEPSVYPTPTKDDTLPIATLQLSPINEMDSGSVNNTLNTNSPTTAELARSVVIPTVTSSGSFAEITNTPSMMRVTLFPKVTNGTSPSHEVSVSIQTMPMNSSPTTPSNVIITEIPSDTMDDEVDGIRGRPLSRQSSSLSAAPHVGRMRTISDASNKSPVPGRQNNLGNSSAPSTLKKSTPEQKTGEVYV